DNA from Triticum aestivum cultivar Chinese Spring chromosome 7D, IWGSC CS RefSeq v2.1, whole genome shotgun sequence:
TCGCTTGTCGCGGTGTTAGATGTCTGATGCAGTGTCGTCGTTAGGTGGGTGGGATGTGCAGTATCCATCGGTAATATATTTTATTAATTTGAAATGCTCCGTGGCGTTCTTGGGCGTGCTTGAAATAGGCCGCATCAGGCCAATGCATTTGGAGAtttatatattactccctccattccctaatactcgtcgtggttttagttcaattatggaacggagggagtacttgctagaCCACGTCATTTTAACATCATCCCGCGATGGGGTAATCGGTTTGAATTGTTGGTGCGGTTCCCTGTTAAATGCTCATGGCATTCGGTCCTAGTATTCAACAACGTGAGCTGGTaacatatttttttaaaataaattattACCTTCAATAAATGTATGTATGAAATGTTTTATTCGAATTTAGGAGATACATGCATTCCTACTCATTGTAGATCTATTTACCATCTATGTGTCGGTACATTGGATCAATATAGATATATTGGCGTAGTTGGTTTGCAGACTTAAACTGCACATGGAGGACATATTCAAGCTGATTCACTGTCCAAGTAAAATGATGAGAGATTACGGGAAATTACGAGGGGTAAAATTTGGCTGAAGAGTAAAATTTAACTTTCATGAAATTGGCTGTGGCCCATTTTGACCTGTGTTGTAGTGTGTTCATCTTTTTTTCCCCTAAGCAACATGTAGTTTGGGAATTTAGATTTTTTTAATATTACGATACTTCTATTTCCCTAGTGATTTTCCCTTGACTGTAATATAGCATCATTTTATATGTTTAATTATTGATACATGATTTATGAATGAATGAGCATACTTTTGTGAGGTGATTATATGTGTCCATTTTTAACTTTCATGCCTGAAGAAACATTTCTCTGTTATTCAGGATATTGATGGAAAAAATGTTTCTCTTAGCAAGTTCAAGGGAAAAGCACTGTTGATTGTTAATGTTGCTTCTCAATGGTAATTTTCTTGATATACGTTTTTTCCTAATCCCAACATTAAGTTATTCTTTGTTGTGCATGGACTCTCACTTTTTTCTGCGAACCCAGTGGGCTTACAACAGCAAATTACACTGAGCTATCTCATCTTTACGAGAAGTACAAGACTCAAGGTAATATGTATTTCCGGTAAGGCCTTCTTTTCACTGGATTAGACATTGCTTATGGCATGAGAGACCTCTAGATAATCATGCCAGTGCCATGCAAATTTTTAAACCCTTGCCAGTGGAAGCAAGCAATCCATGTTAATTATCTATCAACAAGCGGGTACTTTTCAGGGTTGGTAATACTATCCCAGGCCAGTCCAGTTTTAAACTATCGGATTTCAATAAAATTTCTGTTTCAATCCACATGACTAACAAAGAATGTTTACCCACTGTGCCATGCTTACCAATAAAAGAAATATTCTTATGGCGACTTCGGCCTCAACAACCATTGTTCAAGATGACGGAAGTTTTTCCCTATTTTCTTAAGGACACAATGACACATTCTCTATTTGTTAGTGATGAAATATATGCTGTATTATATCCTTTGAATAACACCTATGTTTTGAGTAAAAGTAAAAAGTGCCTTTTCTGATTGGATTAATTTACTATTCTAAGAGCATAAGAAACTGACCAACAACTACTGTAGAAACACTTCATCCCCTTTTCAAAAATCTCTTGTTGGCGTGGCATGAACATGAATTTAAAGATCATAGTAGGATGTATCATTTTCTTTCATCTTTTTAAAATTGCAGGGTTTGAGATTTTGGCGTTTCCATGCAATCAATTTGGTTTTCAAGAACCTGGATCAAATACACAGATAAAGCAATTTGCTTGTACAAGGTTTAAAGCTGAATTTCCTATTTTTGATAAGGTATGGGAATTCCAGCTTAAGAAGCAATGCATTGTATTCATTATTTCCAGCTACTTGCCACAATTAATTGGATATGCATACAATGGCAGGTTGATGTCAATGGACCATTTACAGCCCCTATTTATAAGTTTCTCAAGTCGAGTGCTGGAGGATTTTTGGGTGATATAGTGAAGTGGAACTTTGAGAAGTTCCTAGTGGACAAAAATGGCAAAGTTGTGGAGAGATAcccaccaacaacttcaccattCCAAATTGAGGTGCGTGAAGTTTCTCTGTGGCTTTATAGTTTATATCCCTCTCATCATTAATTCCAAGTTTAATCTAATTTTAGTGAATTTGGATCTCTAGTTCTGAGTTTCCCCTGCATATGTTGGCATGTGGCGCTAAAAGGATAATGTGGCTCATTTGTCCATATGTAAAATACAGTCCCTTATGGAATTTACATAAGCTCCAAGTTGTTATAATAGGTCATAGTGTACAGCCTTGGCAGTGCTGGAATTTACATAAGCTTAAATGATGGGCCACAGCCACAAGCAAGCAGCATGGGTTCGGAAAGCGTGTCAATTTTTTTCTGCCTTTCGTAGGATTATGTAATTCAGAAGTTTAGACGAAATTGAAGATTCGAGTCCTGAAATAATGCGGTAATGCCCACTTAGTCAAAAGGACTTGTGGTGCTCACTTTGGCATAATAACTTAATTGCAGTGGTGGATGGGGTTATATAATCTGCAGTTGATTTCGTGTCACCAACTCATCACTACAGACTGGAAAGCCATAGTCCATCAGTCAGAAGTCAATTTGTCATAATATCAAATTCATTCACTATTTTGCTTTCGGCCCATTTTGCCACTGGATTGCGCCGTTCATAATGTCGTTTTGCTTAATACACTCATTACCTTTCAAATTGCTTGATTTAGGAATGCCAAACTTGTGTATCTCATTGAGTGGCTCATTCCTTAAACCTCTTTTAGTTTACAATATTGCGGAGAACACCTTCGAAATCCCCTGCATGTTATCCTTCTTACCATCTTTTGATATCTCACACTGCTCACAGTTTTGTTGGCACGAATTATTTTCTTGCAGAAGGACATCCAGAAACTCACTGCGGCATAAGTGCTTTTGAGTCCGGCTTCAGTTAAGCACTCCTGTATATATTGCCTTTTTTTTGGGCGGAAACTAGAGTTTTACTTGTGATTATGGCTCTT
Protein-coding regions in this window:
- the LOC123167327 gene encoding phospholipid hydroperoxide glutathione peroxidase 1, chloroplastic, whose product is MASSTAAAALTCLHPAAQASRLPRAATACFARLPAAHPGSGSWGRAAVSVAAPRRRRRAPGVVYAAATTEKSIYDFTVKDIDGKNVSLSKFKGKALLIVNVASQCGLTTANYTELSHLYEKYKTQGFEILAFPCNQFGFQEPGSNTQIKQFACTRFKAEFPIFDKVDVNGPFTAPIYKFLKSSAGGFLGDIVKWNFEKFLVDKNGKVVERYPPTTSPFQIEKDIQKLTAA